A stretch of Malus sylvestris chromosome 11, drMalSylv7.2, whole genome shotgun sequence DNA encodes these proteins:
- the LOC126590097 gene encoding uncharacterized protein LOC126590097 produces MAKNRNKKKKTGAASMDIAEDPVSDLPQAMDTSESGAHNPSAAASNLKIKGRQMKRSKNARKKKAVVRAISKTEKAVEKVKKHENKTLRTQSAKLLYD; encoded by the exons ATGGCGAAGAAcaggaacaagaagaagaaaaccgGCGCCGCTTCAATGGACATCGCCGAAGATCCCGTCTCAGATCTGCCTCAAG CAATGGATACGTCAGAGTCTGGAGCTCATAACCCAAGTGCTGCTGCTTCCAATTT AAAGATAAAGGGAAGACAAATGAAGAGATCGAAAAATGCTCGAAAGAAAAAAGCCGTTGTGAGAGCTATATCTAAAACAGAGAAGGCTGTTGAGAAAGTTAAGAAGCATGAAAACAAAACCTTGAGAACTCAATCTGCAAAGTTGCTGTATGACTGA
- the LOC126590096 gene encoding uncharacterized protein LOC126590096, which translates to MAKEHVRGRNWTFDEDIPLCLAWISVSEDGVVGTNQNRKDLWGKIVDKFHENSNTGRREVGDVYDRWKIINKACTLWKGSLERAMVDMPSGRGASEIVTKQ; encoded by the exons atggcaaaagagcatgttagaggtcgtaattggacctttgatgaagatattcctttatgtttggcatGGATATCTGTTAGTGAAGATGGTGTCGTCGGCAccaatcaaaatagaaaggatttgtggggtaaaatcgttgataagttccatgaaaactccAACACCGGTCGAAGGGAAGTTGGTGATGTTTATGATCGGTGGAAGATTATCAACAAAGCGTGCACTTTgtggaagggaagcttggagagagccaTGGTTGACATGCCTAGTGGAAGGGGCGCCTCagaaatt gtgacaaagcaatga